The following proteins come from a genomic window of Phnomibacter ginsenosidimutans:
- a CDS encoding alpha/beta hydrolase, with product MKNICFWLLLCCSFSAFAQSNYHTVANLSYYPEDTKQDAYQASQCVLDVYYPVGKKEVATVVWFHGGGITGGKKELPKALQEKGYIVVGVGYRLSPKVQSPAYIEDAACCSSMGV from the coding sequence ATGAAAAATATTTGTTTCTGGTTGTTGTTGTGTTGCAGTTTTTCCGCCTTTGCACAATCCAATTATCATACAGTAGCTAATCTGTCCTATTATCCAGAAGACACAAAGCAGGATGCTTACCAGGCATCGCAATGTGTACTTGATGTATATTATCCCGTGGGTAAAAAAGAGGTAGCTACCGTTGTGTGGTTTCATGGTGGTGGCATTACCGGCGGCAAAAAGGAATTGCCCAAAGCCTTGCAGGAAAAGGGTTACATAGTGGTAGGTGTTGGCTATCGATTATCGCCAAAGGTACAATCACCTGCATATATTGAAGATGCTGCTTGCTGCAGTAGCATGGGTGTATAA
- a CDS encoding alpha/beta hydrolase: MSGHSAGGYLGMMITLDKKYLQVHDVDADSIAALVPFSGQAITHFTIRKENGIAEKQPTIDSMAPLYHVRPNSPPITLITGDRNKELLGRYEENAYLWRMLQLVGHKQVQLFELEGFDHGTMAEPAFPLLLQVLKSLQ, encoded by the coding sequence GTGAGTGGTCACTCGGCAGGAGGTTACTTGGGCATGATGATAACGCTGGATAAAAAGTATTTACAGGTGCATGACGTGGATGCGGACAGCATTGCTGCGTTGGTGCCATTCAGCGGGCAGGCCATTACGCATTTTACCATTCGAAAAGAAAACGGCATTGCTGAAAAGCAACCCACAATCGATTCCATGGCACCGTTGTATCATGTGCGGCCTAATTCACCACCCATTACCCTTATCACCGGCGACCGCAACAAAGAGCTATTGGGCCGCTACGAAGAAAATGCGTACCTGTGGCGAATGTTGCAATTGGTAGGCCACAAGCAAGTGCAGCTGTTTGAGCTCGAAGGTTTCGACCACGGCACGATGGCAGAGCCTGCTTTTCCATTATTACTACAAGTGCTGAAATCCTTGCAATAA
- a CDS encoding acyltransferase family protein, whose protein sequence is MKRHYPWLDLVRFIAAFAVVAAHYRADFFVDYSELPKHQQNIFTTAFYLVTRLGDESVLIFFVLSGYLVGGRSLEKILSNKVDITRYAIDRVVRIITPLLASVLLVVLIDLIIGKPIPYIDLLGSLFSVQGIFTSFHYNYPVWSLAYEVWFYVFMGAVMVITRGVKRWSILFAFVLLAIILLIFTKEFEAKYLFVWLIGAFAYFIPASAKPSIFKNVFWLLMLMAAVALSQLTAPTKAVSLGISFLNDSVTTILLAVIASLFIRQLIQSQPTNKLAIQIDKTGSKLADFSYSLYLTHAPVISLLSYLGVTKSEAISTGSMGVFAFTIAIALLIAYLVYLSSEKHTSFIKGKIRNWVLKESLK, encoded by the coding sequence ATGAAACGACATTATCCTTGGTTAGATTTAGTAAGATTTATTGCCGCTTTTGCGGTAGTGGCAGCACATTACAGGGCCGATTTTTTTGTGGATTACAGCGAATTGCCAAAGCATCAGCAAAACATATTCACCACTGCATTTTATTTGGTTACCAGATTGGGAGATGAGTCTGTATTGATTTTCTTCGTGTTGAGCGGGTACTTAGTTGGCGGCAGGTCGCTTGAAAAAATATTGAGCAATAAAGTGGATATTACAAGATATGCCATTGATAGAGTCGTCAGAATCATTACTCCTTTGTTAGCCTCTGTTTTATTAGTGGTGCTGATTGATTTGATAATTGGGAAACCGATTCCGTATATCGATTTATTAGGCAGTCTTTTTTCTGTACAGGGAATTTTTACTTCATTTCATTATAACTATCCGGTTTGGTCATTGGCATATGAAGTATGGTTTTATGTGTTTATGGGTGCAGTTATGGTCATTACCCGCGGAGTAAAACGCTGGAGTATATTATTCGCATTTGTATTACTGGCCATTATATTGCTAATATTTACGAAAGAGTTTGAAGCAAAGTATTTATTTGTTTGGCTGATAGGCGCTTTCGCATACTTTATACCGGCATCTGCTAAGCCCTCAATCTTTAAAAATGTATTCTGGCTATTGATGTTAATGGCGGCTGTTGCACTGTCTCAGCTTACAGCCCCAACGAAAGCGGTAAGCCTTGGCATTTCATTTTTAAATGATAGTGTAACAACCATTTTACTTGCTGTTATTGCATCTCTTTTTATTCGGCAACTTATTCAAAGTCAGCCAACGAATAAGCTGGCCATACAAATAGATAAAACCGGAAGCAAACTAGCAGATTTTTCCTACAGTTTGTACTTAACTCATGCTCCTGTCATATCACTGTTGTCGTACCTGGGTGTCACCAAAAGTGAGGCCATTAGTACTGGAAGCATGGGGGTATTCGCCTTCACTATAGCCATTGCTTTACTAATAGCCTACCTGGTTTATCTTTCCTCAGAAAAGCACACGTCATTCATAAAAGGGAAAATCAGAAATTGGGTTTTGAAGGAATCATTAAAGTAA
- a CDS encoding WD40/YVTN/BNR-like repeat-containing protein produces MAQRKKPAVAVQPTENVALSQSTAAEDLRSVKFRSIGPFRGGRSVTATGVKGNPQVYYMGTTGGGVWKTENAGQTWFNISDGYFNTGSVGAVAVSESDINVIYVGMGEHAPRGVMTSYGDGVYKSTDAGKTWKHVGLKATEQISWIRIHPTNPDIVYVAAQGNLYGPNPERGVYKSVDGGATWKQVLFVDNSTGCADLDIDVSNPRVLYAAMWDHQRYPWEVRSGGKGSGLYKSVDGGDTWDKIEQGIPKQLGKMSVSISRANPNKVYALIESDWDKEQGGLYISNDAGASFFQASKDHRLTQRAWYYVEVFADPQEENTVYVLNSPGLKSVDAGKTWTNIRGTHGDYHQLWINPANNQNQIIANDGGAAVTFNAGGNWSTQNNQPTAQFYRINVDNQWPYHIYAGQQDNTSVKIMSNNPAGWSIGEREWTYSAGGESAFLAFDPNNPRWVMGGSYQGTIELLDTDAKEGKGVMVAPIQYQALMPKDMKYRFNWNAPIIYSMHEANTFYHAGNVLFKTSDGGKTWAAVSPDLTRNDKSKQGMSGTPFTNEGAGGENYGTIAYVTESKHEKGVMYTGSDDGFVQLTKDGGTTWKNVTPANLEECLINSIEVSPHDKATVYIAATTFKFNSKQPILYKSNDYGTTWTKIVSGIPDGAYTRVIREDDTRKGLLFAGTETGLYVSWNDGANWQQLQFGLPVTPVTDLRIHHNNLIAATMGRSFWVLDDLHMLRQYKGRESANSFAIYKPNDVIRTSSGSMLDGEYDPAAKEIGAATLSAGVNAASGVVVYYQLHEDVADSATLYLDVIDDIGKVVRTYSSKADPEFVSFPGGPDADPVLPASKGLHRFVWDLRYPTLKGVPRVFIEGSYQGRKVAPGAYLLRLRMGSKEATTQVRVMPHPKITATKAEYAEQQQWQKKVEDDINDIHQSVLNMRKVRQQVAGINERLAKNAAQKTLYDQGQAIVKKLQQWEDELVQNKAQSNDDIINFVNKLSADYIFLRGEMDTNIPYVTKGQKEQFDAMHAIWEKQKAAMQQMLANEISAFNKLYQQAGLPAVLIPN; encoded by the coding sequence ATGGCTCAAAGGAAAAAGCCTGCCGTTGCAGTGCAACCAACTGAAAATGTTGCATTAAGCCAGTCAACGGCTGCTGAAGATTTGCGGTCTGTAAAGTTTCGCAGCATCGGGCCATTTCGTGGTGGCCGGTCTGTTACTGCCACAGGCGTAAAAGGCAATCCACAGGTATACTATATGGGTACAACTGGTGGCGGTGTTTGGAAAACAGAAAATGCCGGGCAAACCTGGTTCAATATTTCTGACGGCTATTTCAACACAGGATCTGTTGGTGCAGTAGCTGTAAGCGAAAGCGACATAAATGTAATATACGTGGGTATGGGAGAGCATGCACCCCGTGGTGTAATGACCAGCTACGGTGATGGCGTGTACAAAAGCACTGATGCAGGCAAAACCTGGAAGCATGTGGGATTGAAAGCAACGGAGCAAATCAGCTGGATACGGATTCACCCCACTAATCCTGATATTGTATACGTAGCAGCGCAGGGCAATTTGTATGGCCCCAACCCGGAGCGGGGCGTGTACAAATCTGTTGATGGCGGTGCTACATGGAAGCAAGTGTTGTTTGTTGACAATAGCACTGGCTGTGCCGATTTGGATATTGACGTCAGCAATCCAAGAGTGTTGTATGCCGCCATGTGGGATCATCAGCGCTATCCTTGGGAAGTACGTAGCGGCGGTAAAGGAAGCGGTTTGTACAAGAGTGTAGATGGTGGTGACACCTGGGATAAAATTGAACAAGGCATTCCTAAACAATTGGGTAAAATGAGTGTGAGCATTTCCAGAGCAAACCCCAATAAAGTGTATGCCCTGATTGAAAGCGACTGGGACAAAGAGCAAGGTGGCTTGTACATCAGCAACGATGCAGGTGCTTCCTTTTTTCAGGCCAGTAAAGATCACCGCCTTACACAACGGGCTTGGTACTATGTAGAAGTATTTGCGGATCCGCAAGAAGAGAATACGGTGTATGTATTAAACTCACCGGGTTTAAAATCGGTGGATGCTGGTAAAACATGGACCAATATTCGCGGTACGCATGGCGATTACCATCAGTTGTGGATTAACCCTGCTAACAACCAAAACCAAATTATCGCCAATGATGGTGGTGCAGCGGTCACCTTCAATGCTGGTGGCAACTGGAGTACGCAAAACAATCAGCCTACTGCACAGTTTTATCGCATCAATGTAGACAATCAGTGGCCGTATCATATTTACGCTGGTCAGCAAGACAATACCAGTGTAAAAATCATGAGCAATAACCCCGCCGGTTGGAGCATCGGTGAAAGAGAGTGGACTTACAGTGCTGGTGGTGAAAGTGCGTTTCTGGCTTTCGATCCCAACAACCCACGTTGGGTAATGGGTGGTAGTTATCAGGGCACTATCGAGCTGCTGGACACAGATGCCAAAGAAGGAAAAGGCGTGATGGTTGCACCAATCCAATATCAGGCACTCATGCCTAAAGACATGAAGTACCGTTTCAACTGGAATGCGCCGATCATTTACAGCATGCACGAAGCCAACACGTTTTATCATGCAGGCAATGTGTTGTTTAAAACCAGCGATGGCGGTAAAACATGGGCTGCTGTTTCACCAGATCTTACCCGCAACGATAAAAGCAAGCAGGGCATGAGTGGTACACCATTTACCAACGAAGGTGCTGGTGGCGAAAACTATGGCACCATTGCTTATGTAACGGAATCAAAGCATGAAAAAGGCGTGATGTACACGGGTAGCGATGATGGTTTTGTACAGCTCACCAAAGATGGTGGCACAACCTGGAAGAACGTTACTCCTGCTAACCTGGAAGAGTGCCTCATCAATAGTATTGAAGTATCGCCACACGATAAGGCGACTGTATACATTGCTGCTACTACCTTCAAGTTCAATAGTAAGCAGCCTATTTTGTACAAGTCGAATGATTATGGTACTACGTGGACAAAAATCGTAAGCGGCATTCCTGATGGAGCTTACACCAGAGTGATTCGGGAAGATGATACCCGCAAAGGCTTGTTGTTTGCCGGCACCGAAACAGGTTTGTATGTTTCATGGAATGATGGTGCCAACTGGCAACAGCTGCAGTTCGGATTACCTGTTACGCCTGTAACAGATTTGCGGATTCATCATAACAATCTCATTGCTGCAACCATGGGCCGTTCTTTCTGGGTGTTGGACGATTTACACATGTTGCGTCAATACAAAGGACGTGAATCTGCCAACAGTTTCGCTATTTACAAACCCAACGATGTAATACGCACCAGCTCGGGCAGCATGCTCGATGGCGAATACGATCCGGCAGCAAAGGAAATAGGTGCTGCTACACTTAGTGCTGGTGTAAATGCTGCGAGTGGTGTAGTCGTGTATTATCAGTTGCACGAAGATGTGGCAGATTCGGCCACCTTGTACCTCGACGTGATTGATGACATCGGTAAAGTAGTTCGGACTTATTCTTCCAAAGCCGATCCGGAGTTTGTGTCATTCCCCGGCGGGCCCGATGCTGATCCCGTATTGCCTGCCAGCAAAGGTTTGCACCGCTTTGTGTGGGATTTGAGATACCCAACTTTAAAAGGTGTGCCAAGAGTATTTATTGAGGGCAGTTATCAGGGACGCAAAGTGGCGCCAGGTGCGTACTTGCTGCGGTTGCGTATGGGTAGCAAAGAAGCAACGACCCAAGTACGTGTAATGCCTCATCCAAAAATTACAGCCACCAAAGCTGAGTATGCCGAGCAGCAACAATGGCAAAAGAAAGTGGAAGATGATATCAACGACATTCATCAGTCGGTGCTGAATATGCGGAAAGTGCGGCAGCAAGTAGCAGGCATCAACGAACGTCTGGCTAAAAATGCGGCGCAAAAAACCTTGTACGACCAAGGCCAGGCCATTGTGAAAAAACTGCAGCAGTGGGAAGATGAACTGGTACAAAACAAGGCTCAATCCAATGATGATATCATCAATTTTGTAAACAAACTTTCTGCCGACTACATTTTCCTGCGTGGCGAAATGGACACCAATATTCCTTATGTAACCAAAGGACAAAAGGAGCAGTTTGATGCCATGCATGCCATTTGGGAAAAGCAAAAAGCAGCCATGCAGCAAATGCTGGCCAATGAAATATCAGCCTTCAATAAATTGTATCAACAGGCAGGGTTGCCGGCGGTCTTAATACCGAATTAG
- a CDS encoding T9SS type A sorting domain-containing protein — MVLFSFATADGIQPSSSYTLILSSSSRAYGSSLSTYSAISGWASVGEKNGTGTGNDGTVDGKLSVSIVSTDVSNAILGMNQLPISDNKTDNVGIQLSLGRLYELDNFPLSGSDPELSPTANSVSTGATFVIKTIPAPADATLLYNGVPVTANTTISNYDPYLLAIRFNDISKTSTSFTYALVDAAGQEDATPATYNINLLYTLPVTGFTLTGQLVNNIIQLKWATQTEINSKAFIVEQSTDAIHFTAVSNAIAASGNSTQIQRYHWSGSIAGQPSILYYRVKQMDVDGKMSYSNVWQWRSQQQLISQLNVHPNPAQQKVYLQTNLSKAQLKIIDGQGRIVMQQPWVQPAPLQLNTLKPGYYTIILQAEDAIQTARLMKL, encoded by the coding sequence ATGGTACTTTTTAGTTTCGCTACTGCAGATGGTATTCAGCCATCGTCTTCTTATACCTTAATTCTGTCTTCATCTTCTCGGGCTTATGGAAGTAGCTTAAGTACATATAGCGCCATATCGGGTTGGGCAAGTGTTGGTGAAAAAAATGGAACAGGTACCGGCAATGATGGAACGGTTGACGGTAAACTCAGTGTTTCCATTGTCAGCACTGATGTAAGCAATGCCATATTAGGAATGAACCAGTTGCCAATATCGGATAATAAAACAGATAATGTCGGCATTCAGTTATCGCTTGGGCGTTTGTATGAGTTAGATAATTTTCCCTTGAGTGGGAGCGACCCCGAACTTAGCCCGACTGCTAATAGTGTAAGCACTGGCGCAACTTTTGTGATTAAAACAATACCTGCGCCAGCCGATGCTACATTGTTGTACAATGGAGTGCCTGTAACTGCCAATACAACGATTAGTAATTATGATCCATATTTATTGGCCATCCGTTTTAATGATATCAGCAAAACATCAACAAGTTTTACGTACGCATTGGTTGATGCAGCAGGGCAGGAAGATGCGACACCCGCAACGTACAATATCAACCTGCTGTATACATTGCCGGTTACGGGTTTCACCTTAACAGGTCAGCTCGTCAATAATATCATTCAATTGAAATGGGCTACTCAAACAGAAATCAACAGCAAAGCATTCATAGTAGAACAAAGTACGGACGCCATTCATTTTACAGCGGTGAGTAATGCTATAGCAGCAAGCGGAAATTCAACACAAATACAGCGTTATCATTGGAGTGGGTCTATAGCAGGTCAACCCTCAATCTTGTATTACCGGGTGAAGCAAATGGATGTAGATGGAAAAATGAGTTACAGCAATGTGTGGCAGTGGCGCAGTCAGCAACAACTGATTTCGCAACTCAATGTTCATCCTAATCCTGCACAACAAAAAGTGTATTTGCAAACGAATCTTTCAAAAGCACAATTGAAAATAATAGATGGACAGGGGAGGATTGTAATGCAACAGCCATGGGTGCAACCAGCTCCGTTGCAATTGAATACATTGAAACCAGGTTATTATACAATTATACTTCAAGCTGAAGATGCCATACAAACAGCCAGGTTGATGAAGTTGTAG
- a CDS encoding T9SS type A sorting domain-containing protein, which translates to MISAGSGITGTVSDFNGVDDRLYGNDRTAIAKALITAFPATPLSDLTDGYTYPAAVSQTPVVNAGINSGSTSISGTSSEADGTTINVYKNGTLIGTTTVSSNTWTLSGVSGLAAGDLITAKATASSKTESAASDAVTVTAAPICYTAVPTITSATNTGAAYLTITWSWPAGVTPVANSVQVIAYSLTANNGTTYTAINATPAQYMGVTGTMQYSLGSSGAVKGAYVAKVIYNGCTSGYSSTAIYGNSSDGLPTVAPSITTTPVYANVGSTSISVKNNDASTATLYIYVNGVLKGTSGTTIASAASTSFSITGLIDGDRLEARALGTTTNQMLSPLSTAVIVQASAVATTAPVITGAYIAGSGKTVTGTSTEAAGTVITLYAGTTLLGTTTVNAYGTWSVSSLTLSSTAPANALTAYAKATGKTLSAVSNTVTVAASQPAAPSITGSYVVGGTSVSGTAPVSGTITVYVDGSPVGTTTGTSWSLTGLAAGQLYKGAVITATNTVGGVTSPLSAAVTVTGVTSFLITNTLDASIGTQVAGVSFPIKIVAKDGAAGAGNTFTSFTGKVVLSSTSTITAGAGETIGFTAGVLTPQNMTLTTAGINKTITAVSVDDPTATGVATLALIAPNVQYHLVLNAPADIVAGQRAAYTVSRTDAYANAVTTGALTVYLSVNGTTGTFYDAAVAGNTITSVVIPDGQSSASFWYTATKADGYSVTASDALLPDGDVGLHDDTDAINVTAGVASKYMITLSTAAVFSTTIPVTAQLVDEYDNPVSTAGQTVTWSSTNGGSFSAATSVTDANGLATIDLTVASLIGTTHAVSGTTSSITGTANVLVIAAAVAPTVVTNDVRKVQSTAAILGGNITADGGAVATAKGIVYSTSDNTPVLGEPGVTTVSMGSGNAAFQQSVTGLTLGQLYYYRAYATNIAGTAYGDVKSFSAACNGSEEGQLAIHEDESTITVQIDSNYLATSVNCRTLALVRPSGAQPVSGLIDGKVWVGNTAGSYGGVPYAPRTYQITPRSNAATATAVVTLYYTQDDFDKYNLTYNGSDLPYNAADAEELKDNIRIYKYSGTSSDGSGHPSTYSQPGIQITPTAVVWNATMSRWEVTFNTSGFSGFFLGNDQFLLLPVTLSQFTGKATTSGNQLSWTTGAEVNAKEMQLERSADGVRFSSITTVAAKGAAATYNYTDSKVLGVQYYRLKLIDKDGKYSYSQVIKLQSVVTAGFVLQVYPNPASQSVQLNTTWNAGIVKVYNMQGNVVLQQNWKRGESVNIARLAAGTYVIELQSNEGIAKERVVKQ; encoded by the coding sequence TTGATAAGTGCCGGCAGTGGTATTACAGGTACGGTATCTGATTTTAATGGTGTGGATGACCGCTTGTATGGCAACGATAGAACCGCAATAGCAAAAGCATTGATTACGGCTTTTCCGGCAACACCGTTGTCTGATCTTACAGATGGATATACTTATCCTGCAGCTGTGAGTCAAACGCCGGTTGTAAATGCTGGCATTAATAGTGGTAGTACAAGTATTAGTGGTACCAGCAGCGAAGCAGACGGTACTACTATCAACGTTTACAAAAATGGTACGCTGATAGGTACCACTACCGTTAGTAGTAATACATGGACGTTATCCGGTGTATCGGGTTTGGCAGCTGGTGATTTAATTACGGCTAAAGCTACTGCCAGTAGCAAAACTGAATCTGCTGCTTCAGATGCGGTTACGGTTACTGCTGCCCCCATTTGTTATACGGCAGTTCCTACAATTACTTCTGCCACTAATACAGGTGCTGCTTATCTCACCATCACCTGGAGCTGGCCTGCAGGTGTTACCCCTGTTGCAAATAGCGTACAAGTAATTGCATATAGCCTTACGGCAAATAATGGTACAACCTATACTGCAATTAATGCAACACCTGCGCAATACATGGGCGTAACGGGCACTATGCAATATTCGTTAGGTTCTTCGGGTGCTGTAAAAGGAGCATATGTAGCAAAAGTGATTTACAATGGATGTACTTCCGGATATTCATCCACTGCCATTTATGGAAATTCATCTGATGGTTTGCCTACAGTAGCCCCTTCTATAACTACTACGCCTGTATATGCCAATGTCGGTTCAACAAGTATCTCGGTAAAAAACAATGATGCCAGCACGGCTACTTTGTACATATATGTAAATGGTGTTTTGAAAGGAACTTCAGGTACTACTATTGCATCGGCTGCGTCTACTTCATTTTCTATCACCGGACTTATAGATGGTGATAGATTGGAGGCAAGGGCTTTAGGTACTACAACGAACCAAATGTTGTCGCCATTGTCAACTGCTGTTATTGTGCAGGCATCGGCTGTTGCTACCACTGCACCAGTTATTACAGGTGCTTACATTGCTGGTAGCGGCAAAACAGTGACAGGTACCAGCACGGAAGCCGCAGGTACGGTTATTACATTATACGCAGGTACTACATTGTTGGGTACAACTACTGTAAATGCTTACGGCACATGGTCTGTGAGTAGCTTAACGCTTTCTTCTACAGCACCAGCAAATGCGTTGACAGCCTATGCCAAAGCCACTGGTAAAACCCTGAGTGCTGTCAGCAATACAGTAACCGTTGCTGCATCACAACCTGCCGCCCCAAGCATTACAGGCAGCTATGTAGTAGGTGGTACCAGTGTATCGGGTACAGCACCCGTGAGTGGCACCATTACAGTGTATGTTGATGGCAGCCCTGTGGGTACTACAACCGGTACCAGCTGGTCACTTACAGGTCTTGCTGCGGGCCAATTGTATAAAGGCGCAGTCATTACTGCTACCAATACTGTTGGCGGAGTCACCAGTCCATTGTCTGCTGCTGTAACAGTTACCGGTGTTACTAGTTTTTTAATTACCAATACGCTGGACGCCAGCATTGGTACACAGGTAGCAGGTGTGTCATTTCCCATAAAGATTGTAGCGAAAGATGGTGCTGCTGGAGCAGGCAATACATTCACGTCATTTACTGGTAAAGTGGTACTCTCCAGTACTTCAACCATTACAGCTGGTGCAGGAGAAACCATTGGCTTTACAGCTGGTGTGTTAACCCCACAAAACATGACGCTGACAACAGCTGGCATCAACAAAACCATTACTGCAGTGAGTGTTGATGATCCTACAGCAACGGGTGTTGCCACACTTGCTTTGATAGCGCCTAACGTGCAATATCATTTGGTATTGAATGCTCCTGCAGATATTGTAGCAGGTCAAAGAGCAGCGTATACCGTGTCACGTACAGATGCCTATGCAAATGCTGTTACCACAGGTGCATTGACTGTTTATCTTTCTGTAAATGGAACTACCGGAACATTCTATGACGCAGCCGTTGCAGGCAACACTATTACCAGTGTGGTGATTCCAGATGGTCAGTCGAGTGCTTCATTTTGGTATACCGCTACTAAAGCAGATGGCTATTCAGTAACGGCATCAGATGCCTTGCTGCCAGATGGTGATGTGGGCTTACATGATGATACAGACGCTATTAATGTAACTGCGGGTGTTGCTAGTAAATACATGATTACTTTGTCAACTGCGGCAGTATTTAGTACTACCATTCCTGTAACAGCTCAGTTAGTTGATGAATATGATAATCCTGTATCAACGGCAGGGCAAACGGTTACATGGAGTTCGACCAATGGTGGAAGTTTTTCAGCAGCTACCAGCGTCACAGATGCCAATGGATTGGCAACAATTGATTTGACTGTTGCTTCACTCATTGGTACTACACATGCTGTAAGCGGTACCACCAGTTCCATTACGGGCACTGCTAATGTATTGGTGATTGCAGCAGCGGTAGCACCAACTGTAGTTACCAATGATGTGCGGAAGGTGCAATCTACCGCTGCAATTTTGGGTGGCAATATTACCGCTGATGGCGGGGCTGTTGCCACTGCTAAAGGCATTGTTTACAGTACTTCTGATAATACACCGGTGCTGGGTGAACCGGGCGTTACAACAGTATCAATGGGAAGCGGTAATGCGGCTTTCCAGCAATCTGTAACCGGGCTTACTTTGGGTCAACTTTATTATTACAGGGCTTATGCTACCAACATTGCAGGTACTGCTTACGGCGACGTAAAATCATTTTCAGCTGCTTGTAACGGATCTGAAGAGGGGCAGTTGGCTATTCATGAAGATGAATCAACCATCACGGTTCAAATAGACAGTAACTATTTGGCTACAAGTGTCAATTGCCGCACTCTGGCATTGGTTCGTCCGAGTGGTGCACAACCTGTAAGTGGATTAATTGATGGCAAGGTTTGGGTAGGGAACACAGCAGGTAGTTATGGCGGAGTACCGTATGCACCTCGTACCTATCAAATAACGCCGAGAAGCAATGCTGCAACAGCTACGGCTGTGGTAACCCTTTACTATACTCAGGATGATTTTGACAAATACAATCTTACCTACAATGGCAGCGACTTGCCTTACAATGCAGCAGATGCAGAGGAGTTGAAAGATAATATTCGTATTTACAAATACAGTGGTACCAGCAGCGATGGTAGCGGACATCCATCCACTTATTCGCAGCCGGGTATACAAATTACGCCAACCGCAGTTGTTTGGAACGCAACCATGAGTCGTTGGGAAGTAACTTTTAATACCAGTGGTTTTAGTGGTTTCTTCCTGGGCAATGATCAGTTTTTGTTACTGCCTGTTACGCTGAGTCAGTTTACAGGCAAAGCAACGACATCAGGCAATCAGCTTAGCTGGACAACCGGTGCAGAGGTAAATGCAAAAGAAATGCAACTGGAAAGAAGTGCAGATGGTGTAAGGTTTAGCAGCATTACAACTGTTGCTGCCAAAGGCGCAGCGGCTACGTACAACTATACCGATAGTAAAGTGTTGGGTGTACAATACTACCGTTTGAAGTTGATAGACAAAGACGGAAAATACAGCTACAGTCAGGTGATAAAACTGCAATCAGTTGTAACGGCCGGATTCGTGTTGCAAGTATATCCAAACCCTGCCAGTCAATCTGTTCAGTTGAATACAACTTGGAATGCTGGTATTGTAAAAGTGTACAACATGCAAGGGAATGTGGTGCTGCAGCAAAATTGGAAACGAGGCGAATCAGTAAACATAGCCCGTTTGGCAGCAGGTACGTATGTGATAGAGCTTCAAAGCAATGAGGGAATAGCGAAGGAGAGAGTGGTAAAACAGTGA